DNA from Dehalobacter sp. 12DCB1:
CCAGACCGACCACACCGGAGATCCGTCAGAAACGTCTCCAGGCTATTTATAAGGAAGATGAAGGCAAGCAGCTTAGGAAATCTCATGAGAATGAGGATGTCATGAAACTGTATGACGAGTTTCTGAAAGAACCCAATGGCCATAAATCGCATGAACTGCTGCACACGCATTATACACAGCGCGGCAAGTTTAACGAATATCTCTGCAAGTAGGGTACAATCAAGAAAGAGCCTAATGCGTAGAATGCTTAGGCTCTTTCTTTTTCTTTCCGAATGTTGTAGTATTAATTCCCAAGGAAACAGTGCAGCTTTAATTCGAGCTAAGGGTAGGTACATCACTTGATGCAAATCAATCAGGAAAAAACGGAAAAAAAGTCTGACCGGCATGGAAATCCACATAATCGGATAAAGCTTGTGAATATACTCAGAGGGGCGGTTTTCCCATTAGCCGTGATTACAGTTTGGGAATTAGCGGCACGCAGCAGTCTGGTTAATACCTACATCTTACCTCCGCCAAGTGAGATATTGAAGACATTTCTGCATATGCTTGCAACCGGGGTTTGGGAAGAACATCTGCTGGCAAGTTTGCGGAGATTGGGGTACGGGTTCTTTTTGACGGTTGTTTTTGCAGTTCCGATGGGTATTCTGGTAGGTAAAGCCAGAGGGTTCAGGCATTGGGTGAATCCTACACTGCATTTTTTGCAGCAGATTCCGCCAATCGCTTGGATCCCGATTTTTATGCTTCTGCTCGGGATTGATGAAGCTTCCAAAGTAGCCGTCATTGTGTATGCCTCATTTTTTCCGGTTTTCCTGAATACAGTGCAGGGTGTCACCAGTGTAGATCCGAAGCTGATTGAAGTTGGCCATGCCTATATGCTTTCTCCGTGGGAAATGGTCAAAAAGGTATATATTCCTTCGGCGGCTATGTCAATTTTTGTGGGTCTGAGGCTGGGGTTAAGCAATTGCTGGCGGGCATTGGTTGGAGCTGAACTGCTAGGCGCATCCTCAGGGATAGGCTATCTGATTATTGAAGGCAGGCAATTAGCCCAGTCCGATAAGATATTTGTCGCGATGTTTACCATCGGAGCTGCCGGGATGCTTATCGACTTTTTCCTCAGAAAGATTGAAAATAAACTGATGCCATGGAAAAAGATGTATCAAGCAGGTGAGCGCAAATGAATAAGGGTTTAGTCGAAGTCCGTGATGTCGGTAAGGTTTTCCACAGCAACTGGGGAAGTATTGAAGCCCTGAAAGAAGTCAATTTCCGGTGCAACCAATCAGAATTTGTCAGTATTGTCGGAGCCAGTGGGTGCGGCAAAACTACGCTGCTCCGGATTATTGCCGGCTTAGAACCGCCGAGTAATGGAGAAGTACTGATTGATGGAGAAAACATTGACGGTCCCGGTTATGGGCGTGCGGTCGTATTTCAGGAACCACGGCTCTTTCCGTGGCTGACCGTTGAAAAAAATACCGCGCTGGGTATCCAAGGAGTAGAGAAACAAGACGAAGTTAAGAAAATTGTGGCCAGCTCGCTTCAGTTAGTAGGGTTAACACAGTTCAGCAAAGCGTATCCTTACGAACTGTCCGGAGGAATGGCCCAAAGGGTCTCTTTGGCGCGAGCGCTTACTTTTAAACCGAAAGTATTCTTGATGGATGAGCCGTTTTCGGCCCTTGATGCCCAGACCAGGGCCAGAATGCAGGAAGAAATCATTGATCTTTGGCAGAAAACCGGAAAAACGGTTATCCTTGTCACCCATGATATTGAAGAAGCACTGACCGTCAGTCAGAAAATCATGATTATGTCGCCGTCTCCCGGTACGATCAAAGAGGTCTTGGAAGTACCTTTTGCTTATCCAAGAAATCCTGATGGGTTAGAATTTATCAACATGAGGAAAACTATACTAGAGGCCATTCGCTAAGCGAATCAAATGTTTTCGATAAGTATACGAGGAGGATTATTCATGAAGAAGCATCTTAAACTTTCTATCACTGTATTAT
Protein-coding regions in this window:
- a CDS encoding ABC transporter ATP-binding protein, whose product is MNKGLVEVRDVGKVFHSNWGSIEALKEVNFRCNQSEFVSIVGASGCGKTTLLRIIAGLEPPSNGEVLIDGENIDGPGYGRAVVFQEPRLFPWLTVEKNTALGIQGVEKQDEVKKIVASSLQLVGLTQFSKAYPYELSGGMAQRVSLARALTFKPKVFLMDEPFSALDAQTRARMQEEIIDLWQKTGKTVILVTHDIEEALTVSQKIMIMSPSPGTIKEVLEVPFAYPRNPDGLEFINMRKTILEAIR
- a CDS encoding ABC transporter permease; protein product: MQINQEKTEKKSDRHGNPHNRIKLVNILRGAVFPLAVITVWELAARSSLVNTYILPPPSEILKTFLHMLATGVWEEHLLASLRRLGYGFFLTVVFAVPMGILVGKARGFRHWVNPTLHFLQQIPPIAWIPIFMLLLGIDEASKVAVIVYASFFPVFLNTVQGVTSVDPKLIEVGHAYMLSPWEMVKKVYIPSAAMSIFVGLRLGLSNCWRALVGAELLGASSGIGYLIIEGRQLAQSDKIFVAMFTIGAAGMLIDFFLRKIENKLMPWKKMYQAGERK